The following coding sequences lie in one Cyanobacterium sp. Dongsha4 genomic window:
- a CDS encoding DUF427 domain-containing protein codes for MTKAIWKEVIVAESDNCEIVEGNSYFPPDSIKSEYFLSSDTHTTCGWKGVASYYTLKVNGEENKDAAWYYPNPKEKALNIKGYVAFWRGVKIEN; via the coding sequence ATGACAAAAGCAATTTGGAAAGAAGTTATTGTTGCTGAAAGTGACAATTGCGAAATAGTCGAAGGAAATAGCTATTTTCCCCCTGATAGCATTAAATCAGAGTATTTTCTTTCTAGTGATACTCACACTACTTGTGGTTGGAAGGGTGTTGCTAGTTACTACACATTAAAAGTAAATGGGGAAGAAAATAAAGATGCCGCTTGGTATTACCCCAATCCGAAAGAAAAAGCATTAAATATCAAAGGCTATGTTGCCTTTTGGCGTGGAGTTAAAATAGAAAATTAA